CTTTTTTAAAAAATATATTTACTCAATGGGTTACTATGATTTTATCAAATATTATCACTTTATTTTTTATACATATATTTTGTGGATATGCTCTAAAATTAATAAATAGCTACACAACTACAGCATTAAATCAAATCGGTGTTAAAGATATTCCGCATTACAATGTAGCCATAGTTTGTATATTTGCAGGAATTTGTTTAAAGGTTTTTGTTGATTTGGTGCTTAGTTTAGCTGAAAAAATGACAAATGTAAGTTTAGAATCCGCAAGCAGAGGTGCTATAAAAGGTGGAATGGCTACTTTAGGTGCAAATTTAGGCTTTGGTGCTTTAGCCACTAAAAGAGCTACGAAAGGCTTATTGTTTGGTGCAAAAGGCTCAGCAAGAGCTTATGATGGCATAAAAACAGGTGGAAAATTCATTTTAGACAAAATTAGAAAAACAGGTGGTAGATAATGTATATAAATATAAAATCTATTAAAATGATATTTTTATTATTAAGTTTAACTTTTCTTTTTACTGGTTGCGTAGCAAAGACAAATACTTTACATAATGAAACAAGTGATTGGAATTTTTTATTTGATAGTGAAGAATTTGTTCCTATAAACAAAAATCAAAATATAAGCAAAAAGGCAATGTAATGATAGACAATAATGACACAAAAACTGCTATAAGTTATGAAGCTAGTATCAGATATTTGGTTGAAAAATCAAATCGTAGAGCTTGGTTAATAGCTTTTTTATCAATTTTTATATCAATTATAAGTGTTACAGCAGTTGTATTCTTAACGCCGTTAAAAAGTGTAGAGCCTTATGTTATAAGAGTTGACAATACAACTGGAATGGTAGATATTATAACTTCTGTAAATCAGACAGAATTTGTATCTGACAATGAAGCATTAGATAAATATTTCACTACTTCTTATGTAAAAATTCGTGAAGGGTATTTTTATAATATTTTACAAAACGATTATACCACTGTTCAAATTTGGTCTAGTCCTGAAGTAAGCTCTGATTATTTAAAAATATATGAAGGTGATAATTCTAGAGTGGATATTTTAAAAAATAGAACTGAAATAGATGTAGAAATTAATTCTGTTACTCTTGGAAATAGCAATGGAATGAAGATGGCTACTATAAGATTTAATCAAATTTATAAAGATGCGAAATCTCGCACAATTACAAATAAAAAAGCTAAAATTGTAACTCTTGCATATGATTATTCTCCACAATCGTTAATGACAGAAAATGAAAGATTAATTAATCCACTAGGTTTTAAAGTTTTAACATATAGAGTTGATGATGAAGTGGAAAGGTAGTTTTATGCATAAATTTATATTTTTATTTATAATATTTTATTCAACTCTATTTGGAATAAGCATACCAAAAATATCAAAATTTGATAACAGAATAACTTTTGCAACATATAACGCAAATGATGTTTTTCGGGTTAATTGCAAAAATGGTTTTGTTGCTATGTTGGAATTTAGCAAAGATGAAAGAATAATAAATATAGCTACTGGTTTTAGTGATGGTTGGGAATTAATAGATAGAGAAAATTTTTTATTTATAAAACCAAAAGCATATATCATAAAACAAGAAGAACAAGTTTTAGCAGATCAAAATGGCGATGAAGTAGAATTACAAAATAATGCAGTTATACAACCAAATTCTACAGATTGGAAAACAAACCTTATAGTCACTACAAATGAAAGAATTTATGTATTTGACTTAGAAATCATAGAAGATAAAGATATAAATTATAAGGTAGAATTTTCATATCCTGATGAAATCAAACAAAAACAAAAAGACAAATTGGCAGAAGAAAAAAGAATAAAAGAAGTTCAAAAAAATAAAGAAAATATTGAAAACGAACTTAATAAAGTTACTATCCCTAAAAATTGGGATTTTTTAATGCATATTAATAAAGGAAGTGACACAATTTCACCAGATTTTGCATACGATGATGGAGTTTTCACATATTTAGGCTTTAATAATACAAAAACCATTCCATCTGTTTTCTTATATGAAAATGTAAATAAAAAATCAAAAGAAAGTATTTTAAATACACATTTAAAAAAAGATGGAAATTACGATGTATTAGTAATTCACAAAACAGCTCAGAAAATACTTCTTAGAAGTGGTGATAAATTAGTTGGAATTTTCAATAATGGATATGCTAAAAATCCGCTTGATAAAACATATAACACTATAAATAGAAGCGTAGAAAGAGAGATTATAAAAGATGAGTAACGAAAAAAATAATAGTCAAAACGCTTTAAACAATAATGAAGAAAATAAAGAAGTAAAAACTAATATATCTGAATTAAATGATGAAGCAATTAGCACTAAAAAACTTCAAAGCATAGGAATTATTGTTTTTGGAATAATTATCTTAATTCTTTTGGCTTTAAAATTTTTTTCTAATAAAAATAGTGATGAGCCAGTAAAAGAAACAGCAATTGGAACTAAAATAGAGCAAAAAGATTTCGATTTTAAAGAACCGCCAGTTAAAACATTTCAAGAACTAGTTTTAAAAGAAGAAAAGGAAGTAGAAACAAATGAAACATTACAAAATACTGATAATACAAACCCTTTCGTAATAGCACAAACAAAAACATCTTTTATGCCAAAGGTTTATAAAAGCTCTAGTTCTTTATTGATAAATAACTCCAACTCATCCTCAAATTCCAATAATTTAAGCGAAGAAGATAAACCTGTAGATTTTACCGATCCAAATTATAATTATAGTTTTGATGAAAATGGCAAAATAATAAGAACTCCAAAAAATGAATTTAATAAAGATTATGAACTTGGTGCTTTCACTCCAAAAATAGCAAAATTAAACAAATATGATCCAAATTTATTGCTACCAAAAGGCACTTATATAGGTTGTAGTTTAAATACAAAATTAGTAAGCACAATCAAAGGAAGTATATCTTGCACAGTTTCTGAAAACATATATTCTCAAAATGGAAACACGCTTTTAATTGAAAAAGGATCAAAAATATCAGGGTTTTTTAATAGCGGACAATTAAATGATGGAATGGATAGAATTTTTGTCGTTTGGCAAGAAATTAGAACTCCGAACAATATAGATATACCAGTATCAAGTGGAGCAACTGATGAACTTGGTGGAAGTGGAATTCAAGGCTATATAGACCATCATTGGCTCCAAAGATTTGGTGCTGCTATTTTGCTTAGTGTAATCGATGATGCTATGAATGTGGCTTTAAATGGTGGAACTGGAAATAGAAATAACCAAAACAAAGACTATACAGAAAATACAAGAGAGACAACAAGGGATATGGCTGATACTGCTTTACAAAAATTTATAAATATCGAGCCTACTTTATATAGAAATCACGGGGATTTAGTAGCAGTTTATGTAAACAGAGATATTGATTTTAGTAAAGTTTATAAGCTTAATTATATAGGTAATAAAATAATTAAATAGGATAAAAAATGAATACAAATAGCCAAATAAACCAGGTAGATTTACAAAAAACAATCGAAGATATTGATGAAAAAATTAAAGCCTATAAATTAAAAATTTATAGATTAAAACAAAAACGAGATGAATATTATAAATTACTCAAAGAGTTGGAAAATAACTCAGAAATAGGATATTAAAAAATGAGCGGTATTAGAAGCAGTGTTTCATTAAGTAAATATTCAAATGAATATTTTGGAAAATATTTACAAGATGACACAATTAACGAAATTTGCTATAACGGTGGCACTGCTATTTTCTATGAAGATAGCAAAGGCAATTGGCATATTGATGAAAATGCAAATTTTGATTATGAAAAAGCAATAGCATTTGCTACTTCTTGTGCCTCTTTTAAAAAAGATCAAATAGACAAAACAAAACCAATACTTTCTTGTGTATTGCCAACTGGCGAGAGGGTTCAAATCGTAATACCACCAGCGACAAAAGATGGTATCGTTTCAATCACAATTAGAAAGCCATCAAAAGTTCGATATACATTAAATGATTATATATCAAGTGGATCAATTGATAAAAATAGTGCTGATTTCTTTATCCAAGCCATTAAACAAGGGAAAAATATTGTCATTTGTGGTGAAACTGGAAGCGGAAAAACAACTTTAATGAAAACTTTTATTGATTTTATTCCATTAGATGAAAGAATTATAACTATTGAAGATGTTGAAGAAATAAGATTTTATGAACATAAAAACTATCAACAACTCTTTTACCCAAGCGAAGCTAAAGAAAGCGATTTTCTAAACTCAACAGCTCTTTTAAAATCTTGCCTTCGAATGAAACCGAGCAGAATTTTACTTGCAGAAGTTAGGGGAGCTGAAACATATGATTTTTTAAATGTTATCTCAAGCGGACACAATGGCTCAATGACAAGTTGTCACGCAGGAAGTGTCAAAAATTGCTACAACAGACTAGCAATGATGTCTATGCAAAATGAAATTGCCAGATCTCTTGGTAAAGATATGATACTTGACATTATAAAAAATATCATCGATTTAGTAATAGTCTTTAAAAAAGAGCATAACGGAATTAGGCGAGTAGCTGAATATTTATACGAACAAAAACTATATAAAAACTTTGATGGAATTTTTAAAGAAGTTAAGGATTTTGTATGAAATCACAAGATAGTTTTAACGAGATAAAAGATAGTTTTGAACCAGAAACAGAAATTCAAAATGAAATTTTAAATTTAGAAAAAGATGTTGAAAAAGCTGAAGAAATAATCAGAGAAATAAAAAAAAGAATTATAAAACTAAAAGAGATAGCTTGGGATAAAACCTCTAAAAAAGAAGCCAAAGATATGTTTAAGGTTTTACAAAAAGAAAAAGATTTTATAAATGTTAAAACCAACAAGGGCAATATAAATGTAAGCCAAAATTTTATGGAAAAAGAAAAAAAACATTTAGATGATCCAAATTTACGTGGAATGATAACAAAAGAAGAAATGCTTAGTTTTCCAAAAGTAGCTAAAAATGTAGAGCCTGAATTTAGCATAAAACATCAAGGAAATGTTTGGTCTGTTGAGGCAAATGATGGTAGCAAAATAGTGTATGGCGAAAGAACTTGGGACAAACAAAGCCATCTCTTAACAGCACACTCAAAGACAGAAAGAGGAGAAAGAATTTATTCTAAAAAAGATAACAAGCAGGATAGGGCGAACGGGGTCAGCTTCGCCGAACAATTTAAAGACCGCGATTGTAACAGTCCTGCTTTGAGTGAAAGTATATCAAATAACTCCAAGAAAAGCAACAAAATAACACAGCAAGAATTAGACAATATAGGGAAATTAGCAAGCAAAGCTGTAAATAAAGTATTAAACGATAAAAACAAATCAGAAAACAATAAAAATAAGGATTTAAGTGATGCAAGATAAGTTAAATAAAGCTCAAATCATATTTTTATCTATTGTTGCTATTGTTATATCTTATTTTTTAACAAGTGTTGTAATATTTGTATTAAATGACGCCTTAAAACTACTTCCAAAAGTATGGAAGCCTGAATTTACATTTTTAGCCTTAATTAATGGTTATCCAAAAGTATATGAAGCACTGGCCATTTCTCTATTTTTAAGTTTTAGTGTAGTTTTCTTACTCCCCTTTATACCAAAAAAAGAAAAATTATATGGAAATGCAAGATTTGCAAACTCAGCAGATATAAGAAAAATGGGGTTATTTCCTAAAAAAGGAAAAGATGGAAAAATAGATAACAACGGAATTATTATAGGTATGTATAATAACCAGCTTTTGAGATTTGGTGGGCAACAATTTGTAGCACTTGGAGCTCCAACAAGAAGCGGAAAAGGTGTTGGTATAGTTATACCAAATTTGCTTGATTATCCAAATTCTTGCGTTGTTCAAGATATAAAATTAGAATGTTTTGAATATACCAGTAAATATAGAAAAGAAATTCTAAAACAAGATATATTTTTATTCAATCCATATAGTTTTAAAACTCATCGTTATAATCCACTTTTTTATATAGATATGAAAGGTGAAAATGCCGATGCTGAACTAAACGACTTTGCAAATATTTTGTATCCACTGAAAAATGATGGCTCAGTAACTGATTATTTTAATGGAAAAGCAAAAGATCTTTTTATTGGGCTTTGCTATATGATGAATGACCTGCTTGGGACTAGAAAAGGTATAGCATTTTTACAAAAATATGAACTTGAATGCTCATTTTCTCTATATGGAATCTTAAAATTAAGTGAAGGATTAAATTTTGAAGTAGAAACAGCCGATGGAGAGATAAAAACAATATCAAATTTTGCAGATACTTACAATACTTTAGTAGAAATGAAAATGGTATCTCCGAAGGCAAAAGAAAGAATTGATGCATTCTTTGAAATTAAAAGCGATAATGAAAGAAGTTCAGCAATGGGTAGTTTTATATCCCCATTAGCAATATTTAGAGCTGATAATATGAGACTAGCTACTTCTGCAAATGACTTTGATTTTAGGGACTTAAGGCGTAAAAAAATGACAATTTATATTGGAATTACGCCTGATAAATTGGCTTCTGCAAAACCTATTTTGAATATATTTTGGCAACAGCTCATTTTAATAAATGTTCAGCAAGGCTTACCACAATCAAATAAAGAGCTAAAACATCCTTGCCTTCTTTTAATGGATGAATTTACAGCAAGTGGATATTTGGCAACTTATTCATCAGCTATATCATTTATGGCTGGATACGACTTAAGAAGTCTAATAATATATCAAGCAGATTCTCAACTTACAAACAACAAACCAGAAGGATATGGACAAGCAGAAGCAAATACCTTGCTAAAAAATCACGCTTGTAGAATTTACTACGCGATGAAAGATGATGATGCAAAAAGATTAAGTGAATCTCTTGGCACAAAAACAGTTAAGCAAAGAAGTAGAAATTTAGGCTCTGGTGGCGGCGGAAGCGAGAGCGAAACAAGTAGAGCTTTAATGCTTTCAAAAGAGATCGAGGAGATGCAGTTTGATACAGAAATTATCAAAATAGAGGGCAAACCACCGATTAAATGCAAAAAGGCTCTATATTATTCAAACAAATATTTTATGGATAAATTCAAAGAAGTAAGTCCTAGTTTAAAAAATATAAAAGAAATTCCAAATAGAAAATCATTAGAAAATGCAATTCAAAATGGTGAAACTTATATAAAAATACCACTTCAAAATGAAGAGACACTACAAAATTATTTAAAAGAAAATATAGAAAAAAGACTTAATGAGTTGCCAATAGAAGAAGATGCTGAGATAGAAAATGCATTAGACAATATAAATATAGAAGATGAGGAGTATAACAGTGATGAGTATGAAAATTTTGAAACAAGGGGAAATTTATGAATAAATTTATAATTTTTGTATCTTTGATTTTTCTTTTTAATGGTTGTTCGAAACCACCAAAGCCAATTAAATTAGATAGTGGTTCAGCCATATCAATAAATCATAATTTAATTGTAGATAAAAAATATAGTGTTCCTAAAGATAATTTTTTAAAAAATAATAATTGGACTTACAATATTTATTTGAGTCCAGTAGATAAAGATACTTTAATTAAAAATGATTTAATTGTTAAAACATTTTATTTGGCACATAATGCTGATAAATTGATTATTTTAGGATACGAACCATTAGCAAAGAAATACAAAGATTATTTTATTAAAAACGATGTAAATGCAAATATAGAAATTAGACCATTAGATTCAATAAATTATAAAAAAGACTTAGTAAATATATTATTTTTTCACACAAAGGAGACAAAATGAAAAAAATAATTTTGTTAGTAGCTATTTTATTTGGCTCATTAAACGCAGTTGAAGTTGATTTACTTACTGGTGACACGAGATTGAGTTGCGAAGCTATTTTATGTCTTAGTAGTTCTGTAAAACCAGGAGAATGCCAACCATCTCTTAATAGATTTTTTTCAATCAAAGAAAAAAAATGGGAAGATACACTAAATGCAAGAAAAGCATTTTTAAAACTATGCCCTGTTGGAGAAAGTGGTGAAAATGATGCTGAATTTAAAAAACTAAGAGACAATATTTTAGTTTATATTTCAGAGCCTTGCAATACAGAGTATTTAAATTCAAGAGTTGAATATAAAACAAAAGAAATTTGCGGAGAAAGAAGATGCAGACATATACCAATATCAGCAAGAATAAACCCTAACTTACCAAAAAGTTGCAAATTACTTCAAACAAGTAAATATACAGATATAAAAGTAAAATATACTTGCAGTGGTGAATTTTTTCCTATTGATGAATGGGATAAAGGAATAACTAAAAATGAAATACCACAAACTTTTTACAACTCATTAAAGGCAAAAGATAAAAATTCAGTTGAAGAAGTTAAAAACAAGTCAAAATTTTGTAAAAGAAGTCATATATCTTTTTGTCAGCCAAAATATTATCAAAAAATTACAATAAATAAAAATTGTTGGGAACAAGAATAATGGAAGAAAAAGAAAAAATAGTTAATGAAGTAATTCAAACAACAAATGTTGATATTGACGATACTACCAACTTAAATAAAGAAAATATTCAAAATGAAAGCTTGAAAGAAAAACTAAAACTAGAAGAAAGTTTTAAAGCTTTAGGTATCGCAATAAATGACGAAAATAAAAGAATTGTATTGGATTATTCAAGAACTATTAGTAATTTCAAAAAATTACTGGATGCTCAAAAAAATAATTATGTTAGTTTGAAAAACTATATGCCAGACAACGAAGTTGTAACAGCCTTGATTAATGATTTAAATAAAAATTGGGAAGAGATTTCTAAATATTTTGAAACTTTAATGAGTTTTTTTATAAATCCGCCAAGTAAAGAAATTTTTGAACTAACAAATAACGCTTTACTTTTAAAGAACATATATAACAGCCTAAAAGAATTCTCAGAAGATTTTGCAAAATTACATATAGAAGAACAGTTCAATGGTATTAAAAATGATTTTGAGCAGAATTTAAAAACCATAAATGAATATCAGAATAAATTAGCAGCTAGACTTGAAAATATGGCTCAAACTTATGATGAATTTCTAAACAAATTTTTAGATAAACAAACTAATGAACTTGATAATTTTAATAAAAAATCAGCAGAGTTAGCAAAAAGCTATGATGATTTTTTACACAAAAATCTTAAATTTTTTAAAGGAGGAACTTGGAGCTTAATTATATTAAATATTGCACTAGCAATTAGTTTAGGGGTTTTAACTGCAATTTGTTTTATTAAAAACAATGAGTTAAATAGTCTTATTGAAGTTGGCAAAAAATTTGCAGAGATTTCAGTTAAACAAGATGAGCAATCTATAACTTTAAATTTTCCATTAGATGCCAAATTTATAAGTGACAATAATGAGAAAAAAGTTATTCTAAAATAATAAAAAAAGGATTTACAATGGCTACAAATAAAAAAGATGTTGAAGTAGACAATACTACTCCAAACAATTCAACATCTGCCGATAAAAAAATAACTTCTGTTTATGTTAGTGCTGGTTCATCGGTCAATAAACAAGGTGAAACATTGACAATAGTTGGTTTTGGTGGATTAAAACCTTATGAAAAAGATGGAAAAGAAATCAAACCAGGTGCGAGAGATGCTTTTTACAAGATTTCTAATATTGATAATTTTTTAAAAGCAGTTGATGCAGATAAAATAGGTATTGATATAAAAGGTAAAGATCAAAATAACCAAGATACTTTTATGAGAGCTGATGCTTTTTATCAATCTGGAATTGGAAAAAATGGAAAGGCTTATGGATTTAACAAAATCTGCATAACTCTACAAGAAGAAGAGAGAAATCAAGCAAATGAAGTTGTTAAATCAGCTCAAAAACTTTATGCCACCAAAGGAATGAACGGCTATTCATTTGATAAAAATTGCGACAATAAATTAATTGACAAATTTAATGCCCAAATTCAAAATGGTTGTGATTTTACATTATCTGCAAAAAAAGATTCAACTTTGCAAAACTACCCACAACTAATGGAAACAGTTGACAAAATAAAAGGTGGCTCAGCTATGGTTGAGATTGATTTTGTAAAAACACAAGGTGCTGTATTAAAGTCGATTACTCCAATTGATAATAGTGGTAATTTAGGTGAGCAAAAGATACTAAAACAAGCTACCAAAAAAACCACTAAAAGTAAATCAATGTCTTAAATTTTTAGCAGAGATTTTCTCTGCTAAATCATAAGAGAGGATAATTATGCCATTTTTAGATAAACAGTTTGAAGATAAATTTAATCAAAAAGTATCTACAAATTTTCCAAAATTAAAGCCATTATTTGAAAAATTAAAATCAAAATTTTATACTTATTGTAAATCCAACAATGTTATATATTTTATAAAAATAGAATGTGAATTTTTGAAATTTTTAGAAGAAAATCAAGAAAATATAATCAAATTTACAAGCTTAATTGAACCAAAAATTGAAAATGGTCATCTACTAAAAATAGAATTAAGAAACAAAGATATAATGATATCGTTACCAAATTTTAATTTTTCAAATAATGGTTATAATATATATATAGAAACAATATTTAGTGAAATAAATTTCAATATTTTTATTAAAAATGATTACGAAATTTTTTCAGGTATGTATAAAAAGATAAATAAAAACTACTCATTTTTCGAAAT
Above is a genomic segment from Campylobacter ureolyticus ACS-301-V-Sch3b containing:
- a CDS encoding virB8 family protein encodes the protein MIDNNDTKTAISYEASIRYLVEKSNRRAWLIAFLSIFISIISVTAVVFLTPLKSVEPYVIRVDNTTGMVDIITSVNQTEFVSDNEALDKYFTTSYVKIREGYFYNILQNDYTTVQIWSSPEVSSDYLKIYEGDNSRVDILKNRTEIDVEINSVTLGNSNGMKMATIRFNQIYKDAKSRTITNKKAKIVTLAYDYSPQSLMTENERLINPLGFKVLTYRVDDEVER
- the virB9 gene encoding P-type conjugative transfer protein VirB9, producing the protein MHKFIFLFIIFYSTLFGISIPKISKFDNRITFATYNANDVFRVNCKNGFVAMLEFSKDERIINIATGFSDGWELIDRENFLFIKPKAYIIKQEEQVLADQNGDEVELQNNAVIQPNSTDWKTNLIVTTNERIYVFDLEIIEDKDINYKVEFSYPDEIKQKQKDKLAEEKRIKEVQKNKENIENELNKVTIPKNWDFLMHINKGSDTISPDFAYDDGVFTYLGFNNTKTIPSVFLYENVNKKSKESILNTHLKKDGNYDVLVIHKTAQKILLRSGDKLVGIFNNGYAKNPLDKTYNTINRSVEREIIKDE
- the virB10 gene encoding type IV secretion system protein VirB10, which gives rise to MSNEKNNSQNALNNNEENKEVKTNISELNDEAISTKKLQSIGIIVFGIIILILLALKFFSNKNSDEPVKETAIGTKIEQKDFDFKEPPVKTFQELVLKEEKEVETNETLQNTDNTNPFVIAQTKTSFMPKVYKSSSSLLINNSNSSSNSNNLSEEDKPVDFTDPNYNYSFDENGKIIRTPKNEFNKDYELGAFTPKIAKLNKYDPNLLLPKGTYIGCSLNTKLVSTIKGSISCTVSENIYSQNGNTLLIEKGSKISGFFNSGQLNDGMDRIFVVWQEIRTPNNIDIPVSSGATDELGGSGIQGYIDHHWLQRFGAAILLSVIDDAMNVALNGGTGNRNNQNKDYTENTRETTRDMADTALQKFINIEPTLYRNHGDLVAVYVNRDIDFSKVYKLNYIGNKIIK
- a CDS encoding ATPase, T2SS/T4P/T4SS family, with the protein product MSGIRSSVSLSKYSNEYFGKYLQDDTINEICYNGGTAIFYEDSKGNWHIDENANFDYEKAIAFATSCASFKKDQIDKTKPILSCVLPTGERVQIVIPPATKDGIVSITIRKPSKVRYTLNDYISSGSIDKNSADFFIQAIKQGKNIVICGETGSGKTTLMKTFIDFIPLDERIITIEDVEEIRFYEHKNYQQLFYPSEAKESDFLNSTALLKSCLRMKPSRILLAEVRGAETYDFLNVISSGHNGSMTSCHAGSVKNCYNRLAMMSMQNEIARSLGKDMILDIIKNIIDLVIVFKKEHNGIRRVAEYLYEQKLYKNFDGIFKEVKDFV
- a CDS encoding type IV secretory system conjugative DNA transfer family protein codes for the protein MQDKLNKAQIIFLSIVAIVISYFLTSVVIFVLNDALKLLPKVWKPEFTFLALINGYPKVYEALAISLFLSFSVVFLLPFIPKKEKLYGNARFANSADIRKMGLFPKKGKDGKIDNNGIIIGMYNNQLLRFGGQQFVALGAPTRSGKGVGIVIPNLLDYPNSCVVQDIKLECFEYTSKYRKEILKQDIFLFNPYSFKTHRYNPLFYIDMKGENADAELNDFANILYPLKNDGSVTDYFNGKAKDLFIGLCYMMNDLLGTRKGIAFLQKYELECSFSLYGILKLSEGLNFEVETADGEIKTISNFADTYNTLVEMKMVSPKAKERIDAFFEIKSDNERSSAMGSFISPLAIFRADNMRLATSANDFDFRDLRRKKMTIYIGITPDKLASAKPILNIFWQQLILINVQQGLPQSNKELKHPCLLLMDEFTASGYLATYSSAISFMAGYDLRSLIIYQADSQLTNNKPEGYGQAEANTLLKNHACRIYYAMKDDDAKRLSESLGTKTVKQRSRNLGSGGGGSESETSRALMLSKEIEEMQFDTEIIKIEGKPPIKCKKALYYSNKYFMDKFKEVSPSLKNIKEIPNRKSLENAIQNGETYIKIPLQNEETLQNYLKENIEKRLNELPIEEDAEIENALDNINIEDEEYNSDEYENFETRGNL
- a CDS encoding cag pathogenicity island Cag12 family protein; this encodes MNKFIIFVSLIFLFNGCSKPPKPIKLDSGSAISINHNLIVDKKYSVPKDNFLKNNNWTYNIYLSPVDKDTLIKNDLIVKTFYLAHNADKLIILGYEPLAKKYKDYFIKNDVNANIEIRPLDSINYKKDLVNILFFHTKETK
- a CDS encoding TrbM/KikA/MpfK family conjugal transfer protein, which translates into the protein MKKIILLVAILFGSLNAVEVDLLTGDTRLSCEAILCLSSSVKPGECQPSLNRFFSIKEKKWEDTLNARKAFLKLCPVGESGENDAEFKKLRDNILVYISEPCNTEYLNSRVEYKTKEICGERRCRHIPISARINPNLPKSCKLLQTSKYTDIKVKYTCSGEFFPIDEWDKGITKNEIPQTFYNSLKAKDKNSVEEVKNKSKFCKRSHISFCQPKYYQKITINKNCWEQE